Proteins found in one Neomonachus schauinslandi chromosome 1, ASM220157v2, whole genome shotgun sequence genomic segment:
- the BTG3 gene encoding protein BTG3 isoform X2, whose product MKNEIAAVVFFFTRLVRKHDKLKKEAVERFAEKLTLILQEKYKNHWYPEKPSKGQAYRCIRVNKFQRVDPDVLKACENSCILYSDLGLPKELTLWVDPCEVCCRYGEKNNAFIVASFENEDENKDEISKKVTRALDKVTSDYHSGSSSSDEETSKEVEVKPSSLTATPSPVYQISELIFPPLPVWHPLPRKKPGMYRGNGHQNHYPPPIPFGYPNQGRKNKPYRPIPVTWVPPPGMHCDRNHWINPHMLAPH is encoded by the exons ATGAAGAACGAAATTGCTgctgttgtcttcttttttacgAGGCTAGTTCGAAAACATGACAAGTTGAAAAAAGAGGCAGTTGAGAGGTTTGCTGAGAAATTGACTCttatacttcaagaaaaatataaaaatcactggTATCCAGAAAAACCTTCAAAAGGACAGGCCTACAG ATGCATTCGTGTCAATAAGTTTCAGAGAGTTGATCCTGATGTCCTGAAAGCCTGTGAGAACAGCTGCATCTTGTACAGTGATCTAGGCTTACCAAAGGAACTCACTCTGTGGGTGGATCCGTGTGAGGTGTGCTGTCG gTATGGAGAGAAAAACAATGCATTCATTGTTGCCAGCTTTGAAAATGAGGATGAGAACAAGGATGAAATCTCCAAGAAAGTTACCAGGGCCCTTGATAAGGTTACCTCTGATTATCATTCAGGATCCTCTtcttcagatgaagaaacaagtaAGGAAGTAGAAGTGAAACCCAGTTCGCTGACTGCGACCCCAAGCCCTGTGTACCAG ATTTCAGAATTGatattccctcctcttccagTGTGGCACCCTTTGCCCAGAAAAAAGCCAGGAATGTACCGAGGGAATGGTCATCAGAATCACTACCCTCCTCCTATTCCATTTGGTTATCCAAAtcagggaagaaagaataaacCGTATCGCCCAATTCCAGTAACATGGGTACCTCCTCCTGGAATGCATTGTGACCGGAATCACTGGATTAATCCTCACATGTTAGCACCTCACTAG
- the LOC110571144 gene encoding 40S ribosomal protein S24-like — MNDTVTIRTRKFMTNRLLQRKQMVIDVLHPGKATVPKTEIREKLAKMYKTTPDVIFVFGFRTHFGGGKTTGFGMIYDSLDYAKKNEPKHRLARHGLYEKKKTSRKQRKERKNRMKKVRGTAKANVGAGKK; from the coding sequence ATGAACGACACAGTAACTATCCGGACCAGGAAGTTCATGACTAACCGACTACTTCAGCGGAAACAGATGGTCATTGATGTTCTTCACCCCGGAAAGGCAACAGTACCTAAGACAGAAATTCGGGAAAAACTAGCCAAAATGTACAAGACCACACCAGATGTCATATTTGTGTTTGGATTCAGAACCCATTTTGGTGGTGGCAAGACAACCGGCTTTGGCATGATATATGATTCCttggattatgcaaagaaaaatgaacccaaacacagacttgcaagacatggcctgtatgagaagaaaaagacatcaagaaaacagCGAAAGGAAcgcaagaacagaatgaagaaagtcagggggACTGCAAAAGCCAATGTTGGTGCTGGCAAAAAGTGA
- the BTG3 gene encoding protein BTG3 isoform X1, translating to MLSGGRLARRDQRGKRRPKRDPRMAMQQGKMKNEIAAVVFFFTRLVRKHDKLKKEAVERFAEKLTLILQEKYKNHWYPEKPSKGQAYRCIRVNKFQRVDPDVLKACENSCILYSDLGLPKELTLWVDPCEVCCRYGEKNNAFIVASFENEDENKDEISKKVTRALDKVTSDYHSGSSSSDEETSKEVEVKPSSLTATPSPVYQISELIFPPLPVWHPLPRKKPGMYRGNGHQNHYPPPIPFGYPNQGRKNKPYRPIPVTWVPPPGMHCDRNHWINPHMLAPH from the exons ATGTTGTCAGGGGGCAGGTTGGCAAGGAGAGACCAGAGGGGAAAGCGGAGGCCCAAGCGCGACCCCCGGATGGCGATGCAGCAG GGAAAGATGAAGAACGAAATTGCTgctgttgtcttcttttttacgAGGCTAGTTCGAAAACATGACAAGTTGAAAAAAGAGGCAGTTGAGAGGTTTGCTGAGAAATTGACTCttatacttcaagaaaaatataaaaatcactggTATCCAGAAAAACCTTCAAAAGGACAGGCCTACAG ATGCATTCGTGTCAATAAGTTTCAGAGAGTTGATCCTGATGTCCTGAAAGCCTGTGAGAACAGCTGCATCTTGTACAGTGATCTAGGCTTACCAAAGGAACTCACTCTGTGGGTGGATCCGTGTGAGGTGTGCTGTCG gTATGGAGAGAAAAACAATGCATTCATTGTTGCCAGCTTTGAAAATGAGGATGAGAACAAGGATGAAATCTCCAAGAAAGTTACCAGGGCCCTTGATAAGGTTACCTCTGATTATCATTCAGGATCCTCTtcttcagatgaagaaacaagtaAGGAAGTAGAAGTGAAACCCAGTTCGCTGACTGCGACCCCAAGCCCTGTGTACCAG ATTTCAGAATTGatattccctcctcttccagTGTGGCACCCTTTGCCCAGAAAAAAGCCAGGAATGTACCGAGGGAATGGTCATCAGAATCACTACCCTCCTCCTATTCCATTTGGTTATCCAAAtcagggaagaaagaataaacCGTATCGCCCAATTCCAGTAACATGGGTACCTCCTCCTGGAATGCATTGTGACCGGAATCACTGGATTAATCCTCACATGTTAGCACCTCACTAG